In Cydia fagiglandana chromosome 9, ilCydFagi1.1, whole genome shotgun sequence, a single window of DNA contains:
- the LOC134667672 gene encoding oxidized purine nucleoside triphosphate hydrolase-like, which yields MLLKKLFTIVFVRTDTQVLLGLKKRGFGVNKWNGFGGKVEPNETIVEAAVRELKEECCLSVKKSDMKNIGHLEFTFEGESTMMDVRVFSTTVYEGTPTETEEMLPKWYNNDEIPYKDMWLDDEIWYPYMLKGKLFYGRFHYQGHEKIISYNVEELKSMEEFYANRK from the coding sequence ATGCTTCTCAAGAAACTATTTACTATAGTTTTCGTACGTACCGATACCCAAGTACTATTAGGCTTGAAGAAACGTGGTTTCGGCGTAAACAAGTGGAACGGTTTTGGCGGTAAAGTCGAGCCCAATGAAACAATAGTAGAAGCAGCTGTGCGTGAGTTGAAAGAAGAATGTTGTCTTAGCGTTAAAAAGAGCGATATGAAAAATATTGGCCACCTAGAATTCACGTTTGAAGGTGAATCGACAATGATGGATGTGAGAGTATTTAGTACTACGGTTTATGAAGGGACGCCTACTGAAACGGAAGAAATGCTCCCTAAATGGTACAATAATGATGAAATCCCGTATAAGGATATGTGGCTCGATGATGAGATATGGTACCCATACATGTTGAAGGGTAAGCTTTTCTATGGAAGGTTTCATTATCAGGGACATGAAAAAATTATAAGCTACAATGTTGAAGAATTGAAGTCTATGGAGGAGTTTTATGCTAACAGGAAATAA